From Arachis stenosperma cultivar V10309 chromosome 2, arast.V10309.gnm1.PFL2, whole genome shotgun sequence, one genomic window encodes:
- the LOC130963303 gene encoding LRR receptor-like serine/threonine-protein kinase EFR, with the protein MASILDITTDQSSLIAFKNHISQDPNNVLTKNWSHNTHVCNWVAITCGSSHHRVVSLNLSNMGLIGTIPPNLANLSFLNHLILPNNSFQGNLPYELASLHRLRTIDLRFNNLRGNIIASMFVSMTKLTTLSLAWNSFTGTTPCSLFNMTSLRILDLRGNSLWGSLPSNMFLSPSLEYVTFYGNKISGTLPSSVSNNSQQLRVVDIRNNRMFGELPRNIFRHLPYLEVLSLSRNGFFGEIPDSLFSCKELWHLDLSNNNFSGNIPPGIGNLTHLKYIYLQSNNFGGMLSFSALFNSKNDIL; encoded by the coding sequence ATGGCATCAATTCTAGACATCACCACCGATCAATCATCTTTAATTGCCTTCAAGAACCACATATCTCAAGACCCCAACAATGTTCTCACAAAGAATTGGTCTCACAACACCCACGTTTGCAATTGGGTGGCAATCACATGTGGCTCTTCCCACCATAGAGTTGTTTCCTTAAACCTTTCCAACATGGGCCTTATTGGAACCATTCCACCTAACTTAGCAAACTTGTCCTTCCTTAATCACTTGATCCTTCCAAACAATAGCTTTCAAGGTAATCTCCCTTACGAACTAGCTTCATTACATAGATTGAGAACCATTGACCTTCGATTCAACAACCTTAGGGGGAACATCATTGCATCGATGTTTGTCTCAATGACAAAACTCACAACCTTGTCCCTTGCATGGAACAGTTTCACCGGCACAACTCCATGTTCCTTATTCAACATGACATCACTTCGAATTCTTGATCTTAGGGGTAACAGTCTCTGGGGCTCCCTACCTTCCAACATGTTCTTGTCACCTTCTTTGGAATATGTCACTTTCTATGGTAACAAAATCTCCGGCACTCTCCCTTCCTCTGTTTCCAACAATTCGCAGCAGCTGCGAGTAGTTGATATACGCAATAACCGGATGTTTGGGGAACTTCCCCGAAACATTTTCCGTCATCTTCCTTACTTGGAAGTGCTTTCATTATCTAGAAATGGATTCTTTGGTGAGATTCCAGATAGCTTGTTCAGCTGCAAAGAGCTATGGCATTTAGATTTGTCCAACAACAACTTCAGTGGAAACATACCTCCTGGGATTGGGAACTTAACCCACCTCAAATATATCTACCTTCAATCCAACAATTTTGGAGGTATGCTTAGCTTTAGTGCACTTTTCAATTcgaaaaatgatattttatga
- the LOC130963304 gene encoding receptor kinase-like protein Xa21, which yields MGKNYLSGRIPSSLCNATNLIRIDLAFNSFSGQIPDIFGNLRSLEWLNLDENNSTTNPSNPELMIINSLTNCRYLKFLSLVNNPLNSLLPISIGNLSTSLSQLRLTGCSMRGSIPTSIANLSSLLSLSLGQNQFVGSLPNGIGKLQKLQGLMLSDNKLEGFVPHGLCQLKSLDSLALDSNRFYGPIPSCVSNLSSLRQFWISSNVLNSTIPSTLWSLSNLLLLDLSSNNLSGTLPFDMSNLNALTWLYLSRNQLSGSIPSSLGNLVHLGDLSLAQNEFEGVIPESFGRLVSLERLDLSKNNLSGVIPKSLESLLYLNYFNVSYNKLEGEIPHGGPFANFSVQSFIMNRGLCGASRLQFPECETTGRSRKTTAYIFLKYILPISSVATILVLAFLSILKFQNHNKVLQNFEVDQAMARWRRISYYEIQQATDRFNGDNLLGIGSFGKVYKGVLSDGTNVAIKVFNLGLEGAFRSFDLECEVLRNIRHRNLTKIISSCSNLDFKALVMSYMVNGSLEKWLHSEDHSLSMIERINIVIDIAEAINYLHHGGSISIVHGDLKPSNILLDEDMVAHVTDFGIAKLLNGGNSMTHTLTLATMGYMAPEYGLEGLVSKQGDVYSYGILLMEIFTQKKPTDEMFMGDFSIKHWVEMSYLDSLIDIVDARLLMEEGELASKKECLSSIMKLALDCTKELPRERTTVKDVITTLKKIKMVFL from the exons ATGGGAAAAAACTATCTTAGTGGAAGAATCCCAAGTTCTTTGTGCAATGCCACTAACCTCATTCGAATAGATTTGGCCTTCAATTCATTCTCCGGACAAATTCCTGACATATTTGGCAATTTAAGAAGCCTTGAGTGGCTTAACCTTGATGAGAATAATTCGACTACTAATCCATCAAATCCAGAGTTAATGATCATAAATTCTTTGACCAATTGTAGATATCTCAAATTTTTGTCCTTAGTTAACAACCCACTAAATTCCCTTCTTCCAATTTCTATAGGAAACTTGTCTACTTCTCTTAGCCAATTGAGACTCACAGGTTGTTCCATGAGAGGTAGCATTCCAACAAGTATTGCCAATTTAAGCAGCTTATTAAGTCTTTCCCTTGGTCAAAATCAATTTGTTGGATCATTACCAAATGGAATAGGGAAATTACAGAAACTACAAGGTCTCATGTTAAGTGATAACAAGTTGGAAGGTTTTGTTCCACATGGACTTTGTCAACTAAAAAGCTTGGATTCATTAGCATTAGACAGCAATAGGTTCTATGGCCCAATACCTTCTTGCGTAAGTAATCTTTCATCATTGAGACAGTTTTGGATTTCTTCAAATGTGTTAAACTCAACAATACCTTCAACTTTGTGGAGTTTAtcaaatttgttattattagaCTTATCTTCAAATAACCTAAGTGGAACTCTTCCATTTGATATGTCCAATCTAAATGCTTTGACTTGGCTTTATCTATCAAGAAATCAATTATCAGGTAGCATTCCAAGCAGCCTTGGAAATCTTGTCCATTTGGGTGATCTCTCCTTAGCACAAAATGAATTCGAAGGAGTTATTCCGGAATCTTTTGGTCGTTTGGTAAGTCTAGAACGTCTTGACTTGTCGAAAAACAACTTGTCCGGTGTTATTCCTAAGTCATTGGAGTCACTTTTGTATTTGAACTACTTCAATGTTTCTTACAATAAGTTGGAAGGAGAAATTCCTCATGGTGGACCATTTGCTaatttctctgttcaatcattcattatgAACAGAGGACTCTGTGGCGCTTCGCGCTTGCAATTCCCAGAATGTGAAACAACGGGTAGATCTCGAAAAACAACTGCCTACATTTTCTTGAAATATATTTTACCAATAAGTAGTGTGGCCACTATCCTTGTATTGGCATTCCTAAGCATCTTAAAGTTCCAAAATCATAATAAGGTGCTTCAAAATTTTGAAGTGGATCAAGCAATGGCAAGATGGAGAAGAATTTCATATTATGAAATTCAACAAGCAACAGATAGGTTTAATGGTGACAACTTACTTGGTATAGGGAGCTTCGGAAAAGTTTACAAAGGCGTCCTCTCGGACGGGACGAATGTTGCAATAAAGGTTTTCAATTTGGGGCTAGAAGGAGCATTTAGGAGTTTTGATCTTGAATGTGAAGTGTTGCGCAATATCCGCCATCGAAACTTGACCAAAATCATAAGCAGTTGTAGTAACTTGGATTTCAAGGCATTGGTTATGAGCTACATGGTCAATGGGAGTTTGGAGAAGTGGTTACATTCAGAAGACCATAGTTTGAGTATGATAGAGAGGATTAACATAGTGATAGATATTGCAGAAGCAATTAATTATCTTCACCATGGTGGTTCTATATCAATTGTGCATGGTGATTTAAAACCAAGCAATATATTGCTAGATGAAGACATGGTTGCTCATGTCACAGATTTTGGCATTGCAAAGCTGCTAAATGGTGGAAATTCCATGACACATACATTGACTTTAGCCACAATGGGGTATATGGCTCCAG AGTATGGACTAGAAGGCTTGGTGTCCAAACAAGGTGATGTGTATAGTTATGGCATTTTACTTATGGAAATCTTCACACAAAAGAAACCCACTGATGAAATGTTTATGGGAGATTTTAGCATCAAGCATTGGGTGGAAATGTCATACCTTGATTCCCTAATTGACATAGTTGATGCTAGATTGTTAATGGAAGAAGGAGAACTAGCTTCCAAGAAAGAGTGTTTATCATCCATCATGAAACTAGCTTTGGATTGCACCAAAGAATTACCTCGAGAAAGGACCACAGTGAAAGATGTCATAACTACACTTAAGAAGATTAAAATGGTGTTCTTATAA
- the LOC130961329 gene encoding clathrin light chain 2-like: protein MSSSFGSSAPPYDDDGSGYDPRMQSQRFDSFSNFDADSVKDSAGDSSPIFGGGGSYGAGDDVFSPQAAPGTPSPPSIYSAAGGFMAFSAEQNGEDIGGGFGVSDVVPGEGLALREWRRQNAIRLEEKEKKEKEMRMQIIEEADEYKVEFYKKREVNVENKKASNREREKLFLENRDKFHAEANKNYWKAIGELIPREVAAIEKRGKKDKEKKPSIVVIQGPKPGKPTDLSRMRQILLKLKHNPPPHMNAKPPPSSESKKDAKTGPPDGASTSNTSPPSGAPAATPETVTAS from the exons ATGTCATCATCGTTCGGAAGCTCCGCTCCTCCGTACGACGACGATGGCAGCGGCTACGATCCTCGGATGCAGTCTCAGCGATTCGACTCGTTCTCCAACTTCGATGCCGACTCGGTCAAGGACTCGGCCGGCGATTCGTCACCTATTTTCGGTGGCGGCGGTTCGTACGGTGCCGGAGATGACGTGTTCTCGCCTCAGGCGGCGCCGGGGACTCCTTCTCCGCCGTCTATATATTCTGCCGCTGGGGGATTCATGGCGTTCTCGGCGGAGCAGAACGGGGAGGACATTGGCGGAGGTTTCGGTGTCTCTGATGTCGTTCCCGGCGAGGGGCTTGCTTTGAGGGAGTGGCGAAG GCAAAACGCGATTCGAttggaggagaaggagaagaaggagaaggagatgAGGATGCAGATCATAGAGGAAGCGGATGAGTACAAAGTTGAGTTCTACAAGAAGCGTGAGGTTAATGTTGAGAACAAGAAAGCTTCCAACAGGGAAAGAGAGAAG CTATTTTTAGAAAACCGAGACAAGTTTCATGCTGAAGCCAACAAGAACTACTGGAAGGCAATTGGCGAACTCATACCCCGTGAAGTTGCAGCTATAGAGAAAAGAGGGAAGAAGGATAAAGAGAAGAAGCCTTCTATTGTGGTAATTCAGGGTCCAAAGCCAGGGAAGCCAACTGACCTTTCAAGAATGCGCCAGATACTGTTAAAGCTCAAGCATAATCCCCCTCCACATATGAAcgccaagccaccaccatcatCAGAATCCAAAAAGGATGCCAAAACTGGGCCCCCTGATGGTGCTAGTACAAGTAATACTTCACCTCCCAGTGGTGCGCCAGCAGCAACTCCTGAGACTGTAACGGCATCTTGA
- the LOC130960669 gene encoding 54S ribosomal protein L24, mitochondrial-like, whose protein sequence is MAFRGKEMMKKVLKRVGENNLNPRVKESLEKCIPRSKVVMGRAKRGLFAGRHIQFGNSVSEDGGNKTRRTWKPNVQEKRLFSYILDRHIRVKVTTHALRCIDKAGGIDEYLLKTPYQKMDTEIGVFWKAKMEKLYEELGEKEVVFFAPEHEPKFEQGFKDLKLSEKEARKETRRKMFAGISKHKLIGVESKDGQSIEDGEEISHGAQKQLVPVSYVLAADKLKVGSYVSNQ, encoded by the exons ATGGCGTTCAGAGGCAAAGAGATGATGAAGAAAGTGTTGAAGAGAGTTGGAGAGAACAATTTGAACCCAAGAGTGAAGGAATCGCTGGAGAAATGTATACCTCGAAGCAAGGTTGTAATGGGTCGTGCCAAACGCGGTCTATTTGCCGGTAGACACATTCAGTTCGGCAACAGTGTTAGTGAGGATGGCGGTAACAA GACAAGGAGAACGTGGAAACCTAATGTCCAAGAAAAGcggctcttcagttacatcctGGATCGTCACATTCGGGTCAAAGTGACAACCCATGCCCTTCGTTGCATAGACAAGGCTGGTGGGATTGATGAATACTTGCTGAAAACTCCTTACCAAAAGATGGACACTGAGATCGGTGTCTTCTGGAAGGCAAAGATGGAGAAGCTCTATGAAGAGCTTGGCGAGAAGGAGGTTGTGTTCTTTGCTCCAGAGCATGAACCCAAGTTTGAACAAGGCTTTAAAGATTTGAAGCTATCTGAAAAGGAAGCGCGTAAGGAAACCAGAAGAAAAATGTTTGCCGGGATAAGCAAGCACAAGCTGATTGGGGTAGAAAGTAAAGATGGTCAATCTATTGAGGACGGCGAAGAAATCTCCCATGGTGCTCAGAAACAGTTGGTCCCAGTTTCATATGTGTTGGCTGCTGACAAGCTCAAAGTTGGCAGTTATGTTTCTAATCAATGA